In Planktothrix serta PCC 8927, one genomic interval encodes:
- a CDS encoding MASE1 domain-containing protein: MAIVYWLLGKLTVEYLMLSSTQALFWPNAGVAQAMILLCGYRYWPAITLGSFFSLLAIEPMPLSVVVFSSLGVTLQACFASQLLHRIDFSPQLKHLKDVMGLMILAGVIATLINPTITIFSGCLRGWIPWQDFGEIWIAGWLGSAIGVLVLTPVLLTWGSEFQKYYYRCQTPSSPVWSFLNALSQSLSLGTTRLRLVERSPSPRKFWFRQLEVGVWLLLLLALNWFVFCSRTRSAVIDFPLEYLPFPFFVWASLRFGQRGTAIAHFLTASFAVWGVVRGSGPFVSRGTDTPQLFSLQAFILTMAITGLVLAATVTERQQAETRLRSSEASLANAQRIAKLGHWDLKISSYELFWSDELYRMLGTVPQRIKPSFPQFLEFVHPEDRNFVQQYIDQALFQQKPYCIDYRLKLANGEERIVFEQAVITSSNITSTIQDITDRKKAEIALRASEERFSKTFSASPIGISIMTQAEELFLDVNDSFLRQIGWNREDVLHQTPEQLEMWVNPQQQFKLKKKLQRQNQISNVELKIRQKLGTIRNWLVSIELIDLGGIPCLLMMANDITDRQQAEELRTAKEAAEAANHAKSLFLANMSHELRTPLNAILGYSELLMEDAQALNQEELVGDLKNIYVAGQHLLTLISEILDFSKIEAGRMNFHLETFKVATLLWEVETTVAPTADKNVNQFILEVSEDVDFMHTDLTKVRQCLLNLLSNACKFTEKGKVILKVWQEGTDRINLDVDSILLLDPEFISSKGEGVNQACSLPDVPKTCSTVIVFQVIDTGIGMTPKQLATVFNPFTQADESTTRRYGGTGLGLTITQKLCQMMGGDLSVTSELGKGSIFTMKLPKILRCLPESSEDSEDTSSDFDL; this comes from the coding sequence ATGGCAATAGTCTACTGGCTACTGGGGAAGCTGACTGTTGAATATTTAATGTTGAGTTCCACCCAAGCCTTATTCTGGCCGAATGCGGGAGTAGCCCAAGCAATGATTCTGCTGTGTGGTTATCGATATTGGCCTGCCATTACCCTCGGTTCCTTTTTTTCCCTACTCGCCATTGAGCCAATGCCCCTAAGCGTTGTGGTATTTTCTAGTTTGGGAGTGACCCTGCAAGCTTGTTTCGCCAGCCAATTACTCCACCGGATCGACTTTTCTCCTCAACTTAAACACCTCAAAGATGTCATGGGATTAATGATTTTAGCCGGGGTGATTGCTACCCTAATTAATCCTACGATTACTATTTTTAGTGGTTGTTTAAGGGGTTGGATTCCTTGGCAAGATTTTGGGGAAATTTGGATTGCGGGATGGTTAGGAAGTGCGATTGGTGTATTAGTTCTGACCCCTGTATTATTAACCTGGGGAAGTGAATTTCAAAAATATTACTATCGCTGCCAAACTCCCTCCTCCCCGGTGTGGTCTTTTCTAAACGCATTATCCCAAAGTTTATCCCTGGGTACAACACGATTACGCCTGGTTGAACGCTCTCCTTCTCCGCGTAAATTTTGGTTTCGTCAGTTAGAGGTTGGGGTTTGGTTATTACTCTTATTAGCCTTAAATTGGTTTGTATTTTGTTCTCGAACTCGGTCGGCGGTGATTGACTTTCCCCTGGAATATCTGCCTTTTCCATTTTTTGTTTGGGCTTCCTTGCGATTTGGTCAACGGGGAACGGCGATCGCCCATTTTCTTACCGCGAGTTTTGCAGTTTGGGGAGTGGTGCGTGGAAGTGGGCCTTTTGTCAGTCGGGGTACGGATACGCCTCAACTTTTTTCTCTACAAGCCTTTATCCTGACAATGGCAATTACGGGTTTAGTCTTAGCAGCAACGGTGACAGAACGTCAACAAGCAGAAACTCGTCTCAGAAGCAGTGAAGCTAGTTTAGCAAATGCTCAACGAATTGCGAAATTAGGTCATTGGGATCTTAAAATCAGCAGCTATGAATTATTTTGGTCGGATGAACTTTATCGAATGTTAGGCACAGTTCCCCAGCGAATTAAACCCAGTTTTCCGCAATTTTTAGAATTCGTTCATCCAGAAGATCGAAATTTTGTACAACAGTATATTGATCAAGCGTTATTTCAACAAAAACCTTATTGTATTGATTATCGTTTGAAATTAGCAAATGGTGAGGAACGGATTGTTTTTGAGCAAGCGGTGATTACATCCAGTAATATTACGAGCACAATTCAAGATATTACAGACCGGAAAAAAGCAGAAATTGCTTTAAGAGCCAGTGAGGAACGATTCTCAAAAACCTTTAGTGCGAGTCCGATTGGAATTAGTATTATGACTCAAGCTGAGGAATTATTTTTAGATGTCAATGATAGTTTTTTACGACAAATTGGTTGGAATCGAGAAGATGTTCTGCACCAAACTCCTGAACAACTAGAGATGTGGGTCAATCCTCAACAACAGTTTAAACTCAAAAAGAAATTACAACGTCAAAATCAAATTAGCAATGTTGAGTTAAAAATTCGTCAAAAATTAGGAACAATTCGGAATTGGTTGGTTTCGATTGAATTAATCGATTTAGGCGGAATTCCCTGTTTACTGATGATGGCAAATGATATTACCGATCGTCAACAGGCGGAAGAATTAAGAACCGCTAAAGAGGCTGCTGAAGCCGCCAACCATGCTAAAAGTTTATTTTTGGCAAATATGAGTCATGAACTTCGTACTCCTCTGAATGCGATTTTAGGCTATAGCGAGTTGTTAATGGAAGATGCTCAGGCGTTAAATCAGGAGGAATTAGTTGGAGATTTAAAGAATATTTATGTAGCGGGACAACATTTATTAACATTAATTAGTGAAATATTAGATTTTTCTAAAATTGAAGCGGGTCGTATGAACTTCCATTTAGAAACTTTTAAAGTGGCAACGTTACTTTGGGAAGTGGAAACGACTGTTGCTCCGACTGCGGATAAGAATGTTAATCAATTTATCCTGGAAGTCTCAGAAGATGTGGATTTTATGCACACCGACTTAACTAAAGTTCGTCAATGTTTATTGAATCTTCTGAGTAATGCCTGCAAATTTACAGAAAAGGGCAAGGTGATCTTAAAAGTTTGGCAAGAAGGAACGGACAGGATTAATCTGGATGTAGATTCTATCCTGCTCCTAGACCCGGAATTTATCAGTTCAAAGGGGGAAGGAGTGAATCAAGCTTGTTCTCTCCCAGATGTCCCTAAAACCTGTTCAACGGTGATTGTTTTTCAAGTCATTGATACCGGAATTGGCATGACGCCTAAACAGTTAGCAACGGTTTTTAATCCCTTTACTCAAGCAGATGAAAGTACAACTCGCCGTTATGGAGGAACAGGTTTAGGGTTAACTATTACTCAGAAATTATGCCAAATGATGGGAGGTGATTTATCGGTTACGAGTGAGTTGGGTAAAGGTTCGATATTCACCATGAAACTCCCTAAAATCTTGCGTTGTTTGCCTGAGTCTTCGGAAGATTCAGAAGATACCTCATCTGACTTTGATCTTTAA
- the radA gene encoding DNA repair protein RadA yields MAKSRTLYVCHECGAEFPQYFGRCSACQAWNSLEEQVEQPAPTTSLQRFSWSNLTGEHPEGAPEVTKPGQPRSSFLLSQISDQSQSRMPSGYGELDRVLGGGIVPGSLVLIGGEPGIGKSTLLLQVANLLSYTNRVLYVSAEESGQQVKLRSQRLGVGDDNETASTNGSEHPPQTTADPFTEQLKSRSPKQPTSTENGQNTPHPEPEHPAFHHKQDLYLLPETDLEVILRELESLKPQLAVIDSIQTIYFSSLTSAPGSVAQVRECTSALMQVAKRENITLLIVGHVTKDGGIAGPRVLEHLVDTVLYFEGDRFASHRLLRSMKNRFGATHEIGVFEMVAHGLKEVSNPSELFLGNRDDFSPGTSTVVALEGTRPIVVEIQALVSPASYGSARRATTGVDSSRLLQILAVLEKRVGIPLSKLDAYVASVGGLKVEEPAADLGIAIAIVASFRDRVVDPRTILIGEIGLGGQVRPVSQLELRLREAAKLGFKRAIIPRGQSPADLGLQIIPVGKVIDAIIASIPAQPPTLNDES; encoded by the coding sequence ATGGCAAAGTCTCGCACCCTTTATGTTTGTCACGAATGTGGAGCCGAATTTCCTCAGTATTTTGGTCGGTGCTCCGCTTGTCAAGCGTGGAATTCCTTAGAAGAACAAGTGGAACAACCCGCGCCAACCACTTCTTTACAACGCTTTAGTTGGAGTAACCTGACGGGAGAACACCCAGAAGGTGCGCCAGAAGTGACTAAACCGGGACAACCCCGTTCTTCCTTCCTATTATCCCAAATTTCTGATCAATCCCAATCTCGGATGCCATCGGGTTATGGAGAATTAGATCGGGTGTTGGGGGGTGGTATTGTTCCGGGCTCTTTGGTGTTAATTGGCGGTGAACCGGGAATTGGTAAGTCAACCCTATTATTACAAGTCGCTAATCTTTTGTCCTACACTAATCGGGTGTTGTATGTGTCGGCGGAAGAATCGGGACAACAGGTAAAATTGCGATCGCAACGTTTAGGAGTGGGAGACGATAACGAAACGGCATCTACAAACGGCAGTGAACACCCCCCCCAGACAACGGCTGATCCCTTTACTGAACAACTTAAAAGCCGGAGTCCGAAACAGCCCACTTCCACAGAAAACGGACAAAATACACCCCATCCCGAACCCGAACATCCGGCTTTTCATCATAAACAAGACTTATATTTGCTTCCAGAAACGGATTTAGAAGTAATTTTAAGAGAATTAGAATCCTTGAAACCGCAGTTAGCAGTTATTGATAGTATTCAGACGATTTATTTCTCTAGTTTGACTTCGGCTCCAGGTTCGGTGGCCCAGGTGCGCGAATGTACCTCCGCTTTAATGCAGGTGGCTAAACGGGAAAATATTACCCTATTAATTGTGGGTCACGTTACTAAAGATGGGGGCATTGCAGGGCCAAGGGTTTTAGAACATTTAGTCGATACGGTGTTATATTTTGAGGGCGATCGCTTTGCTTCCCATCGCTTGCTGCGTTCGATGAAAAATCGGTTTGGAGCCACCCACGAAATCGGGGTGTTTGAAATGGTGGCTCATGGATTAAAAGAAGTTTCTAATCCCTCAGAATTATTTTTAGGTAATCGAGACGACTTTTCCCCTGGAACCTCAACGGTGGTGGCTTTAGAAGGAACTCGGCCGATTGTGGTGGAAATTCAAGCCTTAGTCAGTCCAGCGAGTTATGGTTCAGCGCGACGGGCGACAACGGGGGTAGATAGTAGCCGATTGTTACAAATTTTAGCAGTATTGGAAAAACGGGTGGGGATTCCCCTATCTAAATTGGATGCCTATGTGGCGTCGGTGGGGGGGTTAAAAGTGGAAGAACCTGCGGCAGATTTAGGCATAGCCATTGCCATTGTTGCCAGTTTCCGCGATCGGGTGGTTGATCCGCGAACGATTTTAATTGGAGAAATCGGCTTAGGGGGACAGGTGCGTCCGGTCTCTCAACTGGAATTACGACTGCGCGAAGCCGCTAAACTGGGATTTAAACGGGCGATTATTCCCAGAGGTCAGAGTCCGGCCGATTTAGGATTACAAATTATTCCGGTGGGGAAAGTGATTGATGCGATTATTGCCTCTATCCCGGCTCAACCTCCAACTCTCAATGATGAATCGTGA